DNA from Papio anubis isolate 15944 chromosome 1, Panubis1.0, whole genome shotgun sequence:
taaaagcttcagTATATTACTTGGGAAGAAAAAAGTAGTAAAGGGAAGCAATTCAAGATCTGTTATTGgtatttgaatacatttattgTGACAAGAATGCTGTTATAAATATTCATAAGCAAAGGCCATCTTTTAATCTAGGAATTGTCAAAGAGAAGATTCCAAATTGGAAGGATACATCTTTTGTAAAATCTGCCACCAATTCCTGCTTTGAGAATAAGCATCTATTGTTAAATTTCTACTAACATTATAAATGGTCACAGCACATGCCACTTGATACAATCCCAAACTTTGAAATGTTTGACTTCCCAGGGGGCTGTCCCTCTCCACTGCAACACGCCACccttcctccagcctcctgaaACATCGCACTATCCTTTGGTAAGCAATTCCATATAGATAGCTGGGGGAAGAAGAGTATAACCTGACCATAGAAACAGGTACATCAGgaacatttatttctaaagtcTAATAGAGAACAGTTTTTACTGCTTGATAGTAAGAAGCACTGAGAGTGATTTTAATTGACATTCTTAACTCTTTCAACTCCACCTAGATAGCTAGTATCTATAGATGATGCAGAAAAGAGGTTAGGGGAGTACTTTTCAatagtttattgtattttcttaaatatcctttctggaattttcagaaacaaaacataaaaaaattatatactttattacAAATGGTAAACTCAGAGTGCTCCAAATCTCTTATTTACAAACAACACTGGGCAGGacacccaaacaaacaaacaagaaataactTACAAAGGCATGAAGCTGTTTATTGACAGTAATCAGctttcatcaaattaaaaaatatatatatgtacatacacagtTAACGAAGGCAGGCCAGAAAGAGTTCATCTGTAGGCTCAGCCTCGCTCTCACAAACCTCCCTCCTgccgcccctccccagccctcccccCCCCCTTTGTGTTCTTAATGAGTACTACAGAAGCAATCTACAGTCTCTATTGCAGTTTGTaaccccctccccctcccccctttaATACTGAATGAGATCGAATGTTAGGTCCATGCAGTTCTTGGTCAATGTTAACGAAAAGTCCAACGTTCCGTCCGCGCGGGGACAGCCCGTCCGCAAAGCGGGGCAGCCCGCAGGCGGCCGCTCCCTGGCTCCACGCCAAGGGAGGGCGCGCCAAGTCCTTCCCACTCGTGCACACTGGGGGCGCCGTCAGGACGCAACCCAGTCCAACTTGGATACCCTTGGCTTTAGTTCTCGGacacttcttttttctctccgtCGCAACTTGTCAAGTTCTCAAGTCTGTCtctctgtgttattttttttctccgtTGCCCCTCAGCCCCCAACAGTCTCTCTTCAAAATGTTTGCAACTGCTGCGTTAGCATGAGTTGGCACCCACTGTTAACGTGGTTCATGACTTTCTGTTTAAGCTGTGCCACCTGTTCCCTGAGCATGTTGGCCGTGGACGCCAGCTCCGAGTTCTGAGCTTTCAAGGTTTTCACTTTTTCCTCCAGCCGGGCGATTCTCTCCAGCTTCCTTTTTCGGCACTTGGAGGCAGCAATGCGGTTCCTCATACGCTTCCTCTCCGCCTTGATCCGCTCCTGGGACTCCATGTCAATGGGGGACAGGGGCGGCGTCTCGCCAGGCATCTCGGGCACTGTCTGAGGCTCCTCCTTCAGGGCTTGCAGCCGCGGGTGCTGCACGGGCATCTGCTGGGGCAGGTGGTGcggcggctgcggcggcggctgctgctgctggggttGCGCGGGAAAGGCCAGGCCGGCCGCGCCGTAGGAGGGCGCCCCGCCGCCGCTGCTCAGCGCGCCTGGGTTGAAGTTGCTGAGGTTGGCGTAGACGGGCGGCTCGCTGTGCAGGCTGGCGCTGAAGCCTCCGCTGCCGCTGCCCCCTGCCACCGAGGCTACCGCTGGAGCTACCATGCCCGCCCCGCTGACCGGCTGCGCCGCTGACGTGACGCTGGGCAGCGTGTTCTGGCTGTGCAGTTCGGCCAGGGCGCGCACGAAGCCCTCGGCGAAGCCCTCCTGCTCGTCTGTCACGTTCTTAGGGCACAGGAACTGGGTGGGGGTCGGCGTGGTGGTGATGTGCCCGTTGCTGGACTGGATTATCAGGCGCTCCAGCTCGGGCGACGCCAGCTTGAGCAGCCCCACGTCGGGCGAGGTGAGGAGGTCCGAGTTCTTGGCGCGGAGGTGCGGCTTCAGGCTCCCCACTGGGTCGGCCAGGTTCAGGGTCATGCTCTGTTTCAGGATCTTGGGGTTACTGTAGCCATAAGCTCCGCTCTCGGACGGGAGGAACGAGGCGTTGAGGGCATCATCATAGAAGGTCGTTTCCATCTTTGCAGTCATAGAACAGTCCGTCACTTCACGTGAGGTTAGTTTGGGCTGCGTGCTGAAGTTTCGGGGCCGCAACAGCGCTCTGGCAAGCGGGGGACACCCGTGTCCCCCGGGGCCTTTGGCAGGGAAAGTTTCTCTAAGAGCGCGCGCACCCGCTG
Protein-coding regions in this window:
- the JUN gene encoding transcription factor AP-1, producing MTAKMETTFYDDALNASFLPSESGAYGYSNPKILKQSMTLNLADPVGSLKPHLRAKNSDLLTSPDVGLLKLASPELERLIIQSSNGHITTTPTPTQFLCPKNVTDEQEGFAEGFVRALAELHSQNTLPSVTSAAQPVSGAGMVAPAVASVAGGSGSGGFSASLHSEPPVYANLSNFNPGALSSGGGAPSYGAAGLAFPAQPQQQQPPPQPPHHLPQQMPVQHPRLQALKEEPQTVPEMPGETPPLSPIDMESQERIKAERKRMRNRIAASKCRKRKLERIARLEEKVKTLKAQNSELASTANMLREQVAQLKQKVMNHVNSGCQLMLTQQLQTF